From Aegilops tauschii subsp. strangulata cultivar AL8/78 chromosome 5, Aet v6.0, whole genome shotgun sequence:
ttcgtggtcgtagCGGCGCCAATGACACGCTGCTGTCGGCGCAAATGAACATCAATCATCCCGCAACTCAGAACCACGACTGAGCAACCACCCGCGCAGCCTGAGCGTCCGCCACTGCCACACGAGCATTGCGTGCGGCCTTGTAGAGTGCCCGCTGCTCCTTGACGAAGTTCGGTTCTTCATGGCCATGGCCGTCACGACCTCCTCGCTTGTGAACTCTCGGTAGATTTGGCCCTTCGCTAGTCGGTGATGCGCGAGGAGGCTGTGGTTGGCGGCTGCGGCACCGATTGCTCCTCCACCATGATAGCATCAAAGTGTGCATGCGCCTGCTCCATGGTGAAGCCGACATGGCCGGCATGGGCAGGGGCTCGGCTCGTCATCGGAGGTCTCCTCCATCGCCGGGTCATCGTTGGAGCTGAGCTTGCCGGCAAGTCGGCCTCTATCCGCCGCACATGGCGGCCCTGCCGGCCGGCCGCAAGGCTAGCCGCCATGTGCTTCTGCTCCATCAAGAGGCTCTTCCACATCATTCTAGAGCCCACGGTCATGGTGGAGGTGGTGCACGAAGGAGGATTGGAAGCAGATGTGTTTGTGGTGCGGATGGTGCCCGGCGAGGCCACGTTTAAATAATGAGTGTCGGCCAGGCTAAGCGGTGGGATGTGCCGCCTGTTTAATACCGATAGGCGGTCGGACATGCATCGGGTTTGAAAGCGCTAGATAGTCGTCTCATCTAGTCATGCCGCTCCGACATTGAATAGGTGCGAAGACCAGGACACGGCACGGGTGGCGCCCTAGGCCATTTTGTATTGTAAATGTTGACATTTTGTTCGATAATCTTGATCAAACATACGTGTGTTTGAGTTGCATGAACTGATGCACCTTATATTCTGCAATGAAGAGAGTAAGACTTAGCATATACTAGTAGTTCATCATACATGCCACCAACCAAAATTAGGCATGTACAACTAATTATAAGGCTATAGAGGATGTTTACCCACTGTCACCCTTGCCTTTGTTAGGTGGGTAAAGATTGTAGCGCTCAAAGATAAACTCGAAGAGGCAGATTTGCTCGACGGTTGGAGCTGGAGGTGTCGGATACAGCACAGGTCTCCTCCTTCTTTTTGAGAGGCTGGCTGATAAAGGACGACCCGGATTTGCTTCCTCAAGATCCGGGCACAGATATCACCCATGGCTTTGTCCTCCGTGGGTTGTTCCAACACGGCGCGGTGCGACTCCGCCTCCACGGCAAGGCATGCCTTCACCCTCCCGACAGGCACGGTGGGCCTCGGACTCGGAGCGCGACGCAGCTGGGACATGGACCCAATGTCGGGGTCACTCAGACAATACTGTCTTTGCCGGCTTCGGCTTCAGCTTCAGCTCCGAAGAGGACATGTGCCACGAGCAACCGACAAATGCATTGCCACCGCTGGATCCAAGCCCCACTCGATGGCTATCCTCCCAGGACCAACAGAGAGCCAGCCCGATGGCAAATTAAAATGGCATGGAGGTCGTTCGGACCGAGATCCTTTAAATCACCAATAGCAAGCAAAGCTTTCCGAACCTCATCCTCCGAGTAAGGAGCTAACAAAGCTTCATTCCTATCATTTGTCACACACCGCGCGCTTAACATGAGACAAAAtggtactctctccgttcctaaatataagtcttggaGAGATTCCATTATGAACCACATATAGATGTAcatagatgcattttagagtgtagattcatccattttgctttgtatgtaaTCCATAATgcaatctctacaaagacttatatttagaaacggaagGAGTATGATCTTGAATAGCCAGAAATATGATTTCTAAGCTAGTCGGCACCTTCCCTCCAATTAGGTCCTGTTTGGATTATCGTTTCACTTTCAAACACCCTTGTAAAAAATACATGCCCCGCTCCATCGTTTTGTTTCCAGCCTAAATTACTCGGCGGCCGGTATGATACAGGTGTAAGTTAAACACCTCCGCATTAGATTACACAGTTCCCAAGCGCGCCCTTACCCGAGTCATCCATCAATATTTTAATTTGGTTTCTTTTCTTTCCGCATTACGGAAGTGAGAAGAGTTTCGGTCTCCATGTAACAACCAATTAGCCCGACCACGTTGCAACCAATATATCGCATCTTGATCCGTTAATTTTTTCACAAAAATATGCAATTCTTTCAGTTTGGCATGTGCATCAGCCAGTGGCGGAGCTAGCCAGAATcaactgggggggggggggggggggaggtaaAATACGAGTGTTTGTGGGGGGCCAAAAGCTAAAAAAGTTCTCATCTAAGCCCTCCCATTTTTTTTCCAGAAGTTGCATCaatgttgggggggggggggggggcacaaccACCCCAGGAGCCTACATAGCTCCGCCACCGGCATCAACTGTGTTTGGTCCTGATCCATATGCAATGCCCATGTTCGGTCGGGGAGTGAAGGGCCTATTCCGGCCAGCTTGCTCGGAGGACAGTCCAACCGTGGATTTTTTGCTATGGGACGCGTGCCAGGCAGGTGTGGATTTGTGATCTGTGTTGCGGTCAATCAACGGCCAAGCCAACGACCAGACTAAGGCCCTATTTGTTTGGGCTTTTGCTTCTGCTTTTGCAGCTTTTCCACTTTAGCCAAAAAGCCATAAAAGCTCATAAATAGGTGCTTTTAGAGCTTTTACGGCCTTTTGGAACTAAATATTGTTATATTGATTAATCAAAAGCCATAAAAGTTCCAAAATCACATATTTAGAAGCTTTTATGGCTTTTGGGTCAAAGTGAAAAAAATGCAAAAGCAGAAGTAAAAGCCCAAATAAACAGGGCCTAAGCTGGCGAGAGAGCTTTACATCACCGTTAACAGCAATGCCGCGTTAAACAGAATAGCTGGTTATTTTAACAACGAGGAGTTTAGCTGTTCAGGTGATGATTATGGAATGAAAACTAAATGGAAAATAAGCCGAGTCGACTGTAACAGATAAACACTTTGCTCATCTGGAAACTGAGGAGAGACGATGCATCAGGAAAGTTCGAATAGGCCGATGACAACAACGCGTGAACAATGACATCATTTGATAACAACCTTGTGATCACCAGAGCATGCTAAGGACATGACTACTTTTTTTTCTCGGTGTGACTAGGTCTgagtcgactgagacttaaccaggtctcagtcgactgagacttagcGAAGTCTCAATCAAGTAACATACTCCCTTCATCCTCTAATGTAAAATCGTTTTCCAAGCTATGTAGCTTGAAAAAGATGTTATATTGTGGGGCCGAAGGGAGTAACATATAAGAAAACGAAAAGAAATTTTGCACAAATCTCCACGCGAGATCTCATGAATATAGCATCGACTGAGACATAAACAAGTCTTAGTCGACTGAGATTTGGCAACAATGTTCATTTCGTTGttctcttttttgtttttcttcttcttcttcttcttctttaattttttggttttcttttatGTTTCTCGATTTTTATTGTATTTCCTATTTTTCAAAAGATACGTAAATATAGTTGTGCACAGCTGGCGAGCGTGCGGATGCAGTTGGTCCAGAATATACGCTAGAGCATCCAGTAATTGCCTTATAGAGCAACATTCTCTGTAACAAGAATAAAGAAGAAAACAACTTGTCTGAACCCCTAATTGACATCTCTTCCATGCACACATGCGTGCCTTCCTCGTGGGCATTTCATTCCCTCCTTCCCCTGTGCACCATCCCACGGGTCCGCATATAAATACTCTGGACTGGAGCACGCGCTAATCTGCAATCACTCGTCAAGTAGGCAGCAAAACCGGCCGCCGGTCGCTTGACTTGTCAAACACACGTACGGCTCGGATGGATGGCCGCGCTAGCGTCGCCGTCCCCAGCGTCTGCATCCAAATCCCCGACCAGCTCCAGCTGCGGACGACGCCGTTCGAGCCGCAGAAGGCCATACTGACCCCACGCATCCGCTCCGGCGTCGACGGCTGCGACGCGGCGCCGCCGGAGCACCGGCTCACCGTGCTGGCCATGCAGCTCGCGGTCCTGGAGAAGGCCGTGAGCCGCCTCGGCACGTTGGCCTTCGTCTGGGCCACGGTGGTCCTGCTCGGCGGCTTCGCCATCACGCTCAGCCGCACCGACTTCTGGTGCATCACCGTGCTGCTGCTCACCGAGGGCGCCCGCATCCAGGGCCGCAGCCACGAGCTGCAGTGGCAGCAGAGGGTCACGCCCTGGTGGTGTTGCCCGCCCGTgtcgcgcgccgccgccgtccacgTCTTCCACTGGCTTCAGCTGCTGTCCGCGTCGGTGTGCGTCACCGTCTCGCTCGTCCGCCTCGTCACCCAGCgccacggcggcgacggcgccgaCCTCTCCACCAACCGCCATGCCGCTCTCGACATATTCTACGGCCTCGCGCTGGTGGAGTCGCTCTTGTTCCTCGTCGAGAAGGCCCTGTGGCAGTGGAGGATGGGGCACCACCGCCTCCTCGAGCGCGTCGCCAAGGAGTGCCACCTCGCCACCGCGTGTGGCCTGGTCGCCGTCCGCCGCTTCTTCTACCGCTCTTACTCCCGGAGCCTGAATGGGAGCATCTTCGACAGCCTGCACATGGACCTCGTGTTCTACGCCGACGAGATGCTCACGGCCGGCTCGCACGACGAGCAGAGCCTCGGGGCCGGCATCCTCGTCGCTCTCGCCGAGTCCCACCGCTTCGCGGACTCCACGCTCCGCAAGATCGGCATGTCCGCCTCCACCATCGAGCGGCTCGTCCAGATGCTCAGCTGGAAGAGCACGTCCGAGAGGGACGCGCGCAGATCGGCCGCGGTTGTCGTCTCCATGCTCACCGGGAGGAAGTTCGTCGCCCTCCGCGTCACCAGCATCCCTGAGGCGGTGGAGTCCGTCGCTTCGTTGCTGTACGCCGACCTCGACGAGCTCAACCTCCTCGGCTTCTCCATCCTCAATAAGCTGGCGTACGACCATGATAACTGCGACAAGATCGGCAAGACCCGGAATCTCGTCGACAAGATCATTTCATACTGCAGCATCACTGGCGGGGGACAGGCGGTAGCGCCGACGGACATGCGGTTGAAGGCGGTGAAGCAGTCGCTCCTTGTGGTGAAGAGGCTGACGAGCATGACGGGAACCACCGGGAAGCTTCTACGGAGGGAGCTCTCAGACATCGTGTTCACCGTGAGCAACCTCAGGGAGGTGCTGGAGCAGCGTGACAGAAAGGTCCAGTCCGAGCTGCACCAGCTGGCGATCGAGGTACTGACGAGCCTCGCCATTGACAAGGAGGCGAGGGAGAAGataggcggggggggggggggggggggggggggggcgtggtcAGGGAGCTGGTCGCCATATTTCTACCGGGAAAGGATCAGGCTAAAGGAAACCGGCAGATAGACGCGATCCGGGTAGAGTCCGGCGAGGCGCTGGCCATGCTTGCGCTGGAAAGCAGGACCAACTGCGGCGCCATAATAATGGCTTGCGGCGGAGGCGTGGAGCGGCTGGTCGAGGCCCTGAGTGATGACGTCGTCGTCATCGGTGTGGCGAGAATCCTACTCAACCTGTGCACCTACGCCGGGAACGAGTGGCAGCTTCCCCTCAGAGGAGTCACCACCTGTGCCACCAAGGTACGGACGGACAGTTGCATCTTGTGCTTCTCACGAGACTAAACCTTGCCCTCCGTTTTTTTTACTCGACGTATTAGCTTTAACTGAAGTCAAATTTTTTAAAGTTTGATTAAGTTTGTAGAAAACAATATGAATATTTACAATAACAAATTTATATGATGTGAAAATATATGCAATGATGAGACGGTACTGATTGGTGGTGTATAAACAAACTTTTTGAAAGTATATAAAGTTTGACTTTACATAAATCTAATAAGCGAAGTAAATAAAAACGAAGGGAATACTACACATTGCTGATCACGATTCATGACCTTGTTACTCAGGTGCTGAGTGCCATCATGGTCGAGAAGACCAAAATCCTCAACATCTTCCTCTGCCTCGCGGTGCAGATGCTCCGATTCATGGAGCCCGGAGACCTGCGGGCGTGCCTGGCGGTGGCAAGTGTGACGGAGAAGGCActggtgcagatgctgctgcatATCCTGCGGGAGTACAAGCGCCCATGCATGACCATCCCTTGGATCCGGCGTTACGCTATCGAGCTCACAGTGGCCATGATGCAATTGGACCCGCGTTACATGGCCCTGTTCGTGGAGCATGGGATGGAAGGTGTCCTGAGGCACATCGCTGGCACCACCTCAGAGCTCGAGTGCTTCAACGCTTTCTCCGGGAGCGTCGGTCTCAGCCGCCATGTCGTCTGCATTGGAGCTGATGAAGATATCCTGAAGTTTCCTGCATTGGAGCTTGACTTATTCATTCTTGGCGTATGTACTTACTTTTTTCTGTGAAACTATTTTTTTAACTCTTCACATTGTAAGTACACTCAAATATTCGTGTAATCTTAGCAATGACATTTCTGTATTATAAAAAAGTGCATCATCAAAAATCGCTGACAACCATTGCCTTCCTCCTGTCTCAGAACGGTAGTTGGTTGGTATGCAATCAGCCTCAACACTTCTCACGAGCGTCGTCACTCCCATCATGTTAGGCGTCAGTGCGTCACTACTCACTATGGATTGTGCTCATCTTTGGATCCAGGTGAAgacccactactaggaaaaaccctagtagtagcgcttgttttatagctagtagtagcgctggaaagggagcgctactgctatacctaattagcagtagcgcttttctttggacagcgctactgctacttgtAAGTAGCAGTAACGCTTGTTCTAAAAAGCGCTGCTGCTAAATTTTTCTGTATTTTAAAAAATACAGTTTATTTTC
This genomic window contains:
- the LOC123494046 gene encoding uncharacterized protein: MDGRASVAVPSVCIQIPDQLQLRTTPFEPQKAILTPRIRSGVDGCDAAPPEHRLTVLAMQLAVLEKAVSRLGTLAFVWATVVLLGGFAITLSRTDFWCITVLLLTEGARIQGRSHELQWQQRVTPWWCCPPVSRAAAVHVFHWLQLLSASVCVTVSLVRLVTQRHGGDGADLSTNRHAALDIFYGLALVESLLFLVEKALWQWRMGHHRLLERVAKECHLATACGLVAVRRFFYRSYSRSLNGSIFDSLHMDLVFYADEMLTAGSHDEQSLGAGILVALAESHRFADSTLRKIGMSASTIERLVQMLSWKSTSERDARRSAAVVVSMLTGRKFVALRVTSIPEAVESVASLLYADLDELNLLGFSILNKLAYDHDNCDKIGKTRNLVDKIISYCSITGGGQAVAPTDMRLKAVKQSLLVVKRLTSMTGTTGKLLRRELSDIVFTVSNLREVLEQRDRKVQSELHQLAIEVLTSLAIDKEAREKIGGGGGGGGGGAWSGSWSPYFYRERIRLKETGR
- the LOC109779351 gene encoding uncharacterized protein; the protein is MLALESRTNCGAIIMACGGGVERLVEALSDDVVVIGVARILLNLCTYAGNEWQLPLRGVTTCATKVLSAIMVEKTKILNIFLCLAVQMLRFMEPGDLRACLAVASVTEKALVQMLLHILREYKRPCMTIPWIRRYAIELTVAMMQLDPRYMALFVEHGMEGVLRHIAGTTSELECFNAFSGSVGLSRHVVCIGADEDILKFPALELDLFILGVCTYFFL